The Arthrobacter burdickii genomic interval CATGTGAAGTACGAGATGAAGGGATCGCACGCCGTCCTGATCCAGGCCGTCGTCGATCCGCGGTTCGACGCCGTCGACGTCGAACCGGCACTCATCCGCCAGGTGCTCCTCAATGCCCACAAGCGGCGCATCGCCGTCGTCCCCTACTGCCCGAGGGTCCGGGAGTTCCTTACGGAGTTCCCCCAGTACCGCACTCTCCTGCCGGCGGACCAGCGGGTACGGCTCGAGGCGACGCTGCGGGCAGCCGGAGACGACTAGCCGGCGCCGTCGTCAGGAACCTGTTGCGCACCACGATGAGGTGGCGCACGTACGGGCGGAGCAGGATGCGCTCCACCGCCGTGCCGACCACCCCGAACGGTGCCGTGAACTCGATCCTGTCGATCATCGTCGTCGTGCCGTCGGCCGTGCTGAACTCGTGGACGTGCCGGAAGGCGCGGAACGGGCCACGGAGCTGCTCGTCGACGAAGCGGGACGGGGCGTCGAACTCCGTGATGATGCTCGTCATCCGGAGGGGGAGGCCGAAGTGCCAGGCTCGCCAGGTGACCTGCTCACCCAGGCCGATCAGGCCGCTCGTGACGCCGCCGACGGCGCGCTCACGCGAGAAGCGCATGGATCCGGTGTGAGCATCGATGCTCCGGGAGCGTTCGAACAGTTCTGACTGCCCGATGGGCGTGGTCGTGGTGCAGGTGAAGGCGACGGTCATGCCGCCAGTATCGCAGCCGGTCCCGGTGGCGCAGCGATCCGGGCACGGCTGCGACGCCGGCGGTCAGGGGCGAACGAGCATCTTCCCCGTGTTGGCGCCCTTCATCATGTCGAGGAAGGCGTCGACGGCATTTTCGATGCCGTCCACCACGGTCTCGTCGAACACCACGCTGCCCTCCGTCAGCCACTGCGTCATCTTCTCTGCGAACTCCGGCTGCAGGTCCTGGTGCTGCCCCACGATGAATCCCTCCAGCTTCAGTGACCGCGTCACGAGATTCGCCAGGTTGTCCGGGCCGGGCGTTCGCCCGGTGTCGTTGTACTGCGAGATCGCTCCGCAGAGCGCTGCGCGGCCGCCGGTGTTGAGCCGGTCGAGGGCGGCCTCGAGGTGGTCGCCGCCCACGTTGTCGAAGTAGACGTCGATGCCGTCCGGCGTGAGGGCGCGCAGCTGCTGCCGTACGGGAGCGTCCTTGTAGTTGAACGCTTCGTCGTATCCATACCTGTCCTTGAGCAGGGACACCTTCGCCGCCGAGCCGGCCGAGCCGAGGACGCGTGAGGCCCCGAGCTTGCGGGCGA includes:
- a CDS encoding SRPBCC family protein; protein product: MTVAFTCTTTTPIGQSELFERSRSIDAHTGSMRFSRERAVGGVTSGLIGLGEQVTWRAWHFGLPLRMTSIITEFDAPSRFVDEQLRGPFRAFRHVHEFSTADGTTTMIDRIEFTAPFGVVGTAVERILLRPYVRHLIVVRNRFLTTAPASRLRLPAASPRAVPAGPPAGECGTGGTP
- a CDS encoding NADP-dependent oxidoreductase, with amino-acid sequence MTSSIQIQLVRRPVGTPSPADFRTVTVDLPELGEDEVRVRNEYVSVDPYMRGRMNDAKSYVQPFGLDETMTGGAVGRVIESRSDTLPVGTAVLHGFGWRNVAQGPAQQFSPLPETGLPLSAFLGAAGMTGLTAYAGLKRVAALREGDVVFISGAAGAVGSIAGQIARKLGASRVLGSAGSAAKVSLLKDRYGYDEAFNYKDAPVRQQLRALTPDGIDVYFDNVGGDHLEAALDRLNTGGRAALCGAISQYNDTGRTPGPDNLANLVTRSLKLEGFIVGQHQDLQPEFAEKMTQWLTEGSVVFDETVVDGIENAVDAFLDMMKGANTGKMLVRP